The Deltaproteobacteria bacterium genomic sequence CACAAAAGAAGCTGGACGACGCTCGCAAGCGCGGCCAGGTGTGGAAGAGCCGCGACCTCACCGGCGCGCTCGTGTTCTTCGTGGGCTACGCGATGCTGACCGCGGGCGCCTCGCAGGTGTACCTGCGCTTCCACATGCTCTTCGACGGCGCGATGGACACCATCGCCCACCTGGGCACGCCCGAGCACGACACCAACGAGGCGCTCATGAACGGGCTGGTGTCGCTGCTCGTCCTCTGCCTGCCGGTCGTGGCGGGCGCGGCGATCGTGGGCGGGCTCGCGGACTTTCTCCAGGTGGGCCCGCTCTTCACCGGCGATCCGGTGATGCCCAAGCTCGAGAAGCTGAACCCGATGGACGGGCTCAAGAACATCTTCAGCAAGAAGACCGTGGTCGAGGCCTTGAAGAACATGCTCAAGGTCTCGCTCGCCGGGTACCTGGCGTGGACGGTGCTCCGCGATCATGTGCCGGTGGTGATCCAGACGGTGCACACCACGCCGCTCGGGCTGGTGATTGTGCTGGGCGAGCTCGTCTATCGACTCACGATCAAGGTGGGCTTGCTGCTCGTGCTCATCGCGCTCTTCGACGTGTGGTGGCAGCACCGCACGTACATGAAGGACATGATGATGACGCGCGAGGAGGTGAAGCGCGAATACAAGGAGAGCGAAGGCGACCCGCACCACAAGGCCAAGCGCAAGGAGCTGCACCAGGAGATCCTCGAGCACTCCGCCATCGAGAGCGTGCAGAACGCCGACGTGGTGATCACCAATCCCACGCACGTGGCGGTGGCGATCTCGTACGACAAGGAGAAGGACGCCTCGCCGCGCGTGCTTGCCAAGGGCGTGGACGAGCTCGCCGCGCGCATCCGCGAGCTGGCCAAGAAGCACGACGTGCCCATGGTGCGGAACGTGCCGCTCGCGCACGCGCTCAACCGGCTCGATCTCGGAACCGAGATCCCCGAGGAGCTCTACGACGCCGTGGCCGAGGTGCTGAACTTCGTCTACGGGCTGCAGAACGAGCAGGCGCCGAGCATGGAGCCGCGACGCTAGACTTGCTGCTCGAGGGGTCGCCATGAGCCAGGACAAGCTCTTCTTCGGCCACGCCGTCTCGGGCCTGTACCAGCACGCGCTCGGCAACCGAATGATGCCGGAGCTCCGCGAGCAGCTCCGCGAGGCCGGGCTGGATCTCGACAAGCCGCTCTTGCCCGCGTACCCGGCCGAGCTCTTCGTGCGCTGGTTGGACGTGGCGGGCGCTGCGCTCTTTCCGAACCGTTCGCGTGCCGAGCAGCTCTACGAGATGGGCCGGGTGACGGTGCAGGGCTTCGCGCAGATCGAGCTCGGCAGCGCCATGTTCGATCACCTCAAGGTCATGACCGCCGAGAAGTCGATGCAGCGCCTCGAGCGGAGCCTGCGCGCGGCCATGAACTTCATCGCCGTGCGCTTTCACCCGCTGAGCCCCACCGAGTTCGAGCTCCACCTCAACGACGTCGTGGGGATCCCGGACTTCTTCCGTGGCCTCGTGGAAGGCGGCTCGAGCGCCGCGGGTCGGAGCTCGAGCGTCACCGTGAGCCGGCTCGAGGGCGAGGGCTGCGTGCTGCTGTATCGAGCGGGTTAACCAGTTCGTTAACAAGGCGGACGGCCGATGATTCGCGCGCTCGTACTTCTCGCCACGCTCGCCGGAGCAGACCTGAAGACGGTGGGCTCGTCGAAGGAGGCCGCCGCCGCCATCGGCCAGGACGTGCGCGTCAGCGGCATCGCGCAGGATTCCAAGCTCTCGGGCGTGGTGGTGACGGGCGAGCTCGTCGTCTACTGCCTCGATCACCCGAGCTGGAGCGCGCGCGCCGGCAAGCGCATCACCGTCGAGGGCAAGCTGGAGCAGACGCGCGAGCTCGAAGCGCACGTCGACGACGCAGGCGCCATCAGCCAGGGCACGGGCGGCCCCATCTTCGTCATCCGCGCGTGCACGGTGAAGTAGGCGCTACACTCGCCGCGCATGGCCGACACCTTCCGCCTTCACGAACTGGGCAGCCTGGTGCTCCTCGACTGGCTCGCCACGCCCACCGTGCCCGCGCTCGACGAGATTGGCCAGAAGCTCGATGCCGCGATCGCGCGCGGCAAGCCGCTCGCGCTCATCACCGTCATTCGCGACGGCACCGTGGCGCCCGACTCCAAGGTCCGCGACCACATGAACACCATCTTCAAGCCGCGCCTGATGCAGCTGCGCGCGCACTGCCTGGTGATCGAGGGCAAGGGCCTCGCGGCGGATGCCAAGCGGCTCTTCACCCGTGCGGCGCTCGCGCTCATCGGCCAGGGCGCGCCCATCTTCGACTCGCTCCAGAGCGCGCTGCGCAGCCCCGCGTTTGCTCCCGAGGCCGCGCTCGAAGCCCAGGCGCTGGCCCTCAGGGCAGGGTGATCCTAGAGTCGGAACATGGCCGCCGATGATCGCGACACGCAAATCGCCGTCGCCATCAAGTACAACAAGGACGAGGACAAGGCCCCCAAGGTCGTGGCCAAGGGGATGAACCTCAAGGCCGAGCGCATCAAGGAGATCGCCAAGCAGGCAGGCGTCCCGATCATGCGCAACGTGCCGATGGCGCACGCGCTGAACAAGGTCGACATCGGCGACGAGATTCCGGAAGAGCTGTACGACGCCGTGGCCGAGGTGCTCAACTTCGTCTACGCGCTGGCCCAGGACAAGGAACCCAAGCCCTGACGGGCGGAGACCCCATGAGCGACTACGACTACGAGAACTCCTCCGCGGGCCAGCAGAAGTCTGGTTCGGTGGTGCCGTGGATCCTGCTCACCTTCATCACCGTGGGCGCCGGCTTCGGCATGTTCTTCTTCAACATGCAGAAGGAGCAGGCCGTCTCGGCGCTCGAGAAGTTCAAGGCCGAGTACGACACCCTCAAGAAGCGCCAGGCCGCGACGGATCAAGCCAAGCAGGATCTGGAGAAGCAGCTCGCGGACATGAAGACCGAGCGCGACACCCAGGAGACGGCCAAGAACGACGCCCTCCACAAGCTCGACGAGGCCACCCAGCAGCTCTCGCTCGCCAAGGCCGAGTCGAGCGACAAGGGCAAGGGCAAGGGCGGCAAGAAGGGCATCGTGATGGTGAAGGGCAAGCGCCACCGCTAGCCCCCCGCCGTCACTGCAGCGGCTGGCCCGCCTCGTGGTGGATGCGCTGGAGCAGCGTGGCCATGTCGTCGGCGTGCTCCTCTTCCTTCTCGAGGATGCGCTCCATCACCCGCCGGCTGGTCGGGTCTTTCTCGCCCAGGTACTGGATGATCTCGCGGTAGGTCTCGATGGCGATGCGCTCCGCCACCAGGTCCTCCTTGATCATCTCCACCAGCGAGGCGCCCTCCTCGAACTGCGAGTGCGACCGGGCCAGGAGCCCGTCGGGCGAGAAGTTGGGGTGCCCGTTCAGCTGGCGGATGCGCTCGGCGATCTGGTCCGCGTGCTGCGCCTCCTCGTTGGAGTGCTGCATGAACTCCTCGGCGACGGCTTGGTAGTGGATGCCCACGGCCATGTAGTAGTGCTGCCGGTACCGCAGCGTGCAGACGATCTCCGTGGCCAGCGCGTCGTTCAGGAGCTTCACCACCACGTTCACGTCACCCTGGTAGTCGGGCGTGACCGCGCCTTGCTCGATCTGCTCGCGGGCGCGCTTCTGGATCTCCTTCACGTCGGTCAGGAAGGGCTGCTTGGAAGTCACGGGGCTCTCCTCGCGCGATGTGCGTGTGGCGCAAATCTCCTCACGAGGCAGTGAGCGTCCAAGCAGCGGGGCCCCGGCCGCTCGGTTGCCATGAACACCTGAAGCGAGCAGACACACGTCCGCTCGCCGAGCAGATCCAACGCGAGGGAGCGGTCACTCGGTCGCGCGCTGCGTCTCGTCGTGCAGCGCTTCGATGCCGCGGGCCAGGGCGATGCGCAGCGCCACGCTGCGGTCCACGCGCGTGAGCTGGCCCATGGGCGTGGCGCGGAGCTGCTCCACCAATTCCTGAAGCTGCTCCAGGAGCTCCTCGGGGAGCTCCACGCGGGTGGGGTGGGTGGGCGTATCCATCATGAAGCGAACGCTATGCACCAGCGAACGCACGGCCAACGGTGGCCAGCCGGGCAGGTAAACGCTTTGGAGTTCCGGCGCTGCGCGCGCTATCAAGGGCCGTCCCCAGGAGGATCTGATGGCCCGCACCATGAACTTCAACGCCGGCCCCGCCGCGCTGCCCTTGCCGGCCCTCGAGCGCGCGCGCGAGGAGTTCCTCGACTTCTCGGGCAGCGGCATGTCGGTGATGGAGCACTCGCACCGCGGCAAGGAGTACGACGCCGTCCACGAAGAGGCCCTGGCCCAGCTCAAGGCGCTCCTCGGCGTGCCCCACTCGCACGCGATCCTGTTCCTGCAAGGCGGCGCCAGCCAGCTCTTCGCCCAGGTGCCGATGAACTTCCTGCCCGCGGGGCAGAGCGCCGACTACGTGGTCAACGGCGTCTGGGGCGAGAAGGCCATCGGCGAGGCCAGGGCCATCCAGAGCCTGGGCGGCGGTACCGCGCGGCTCGCGGGCAGCAGTGGCGTCGGCGACGGCAAGGAGAAGCAGTACACGCGCGTCGTTCGCCAGGACGAGCTCCAGCTCGACGGCAAGGCCGCCTACCTGCACTTCACCAGCAACGAGACCATCCACGGCAACCAGTACGCGGTGGTGCCGGAGCGGCCGTTCCCGGTGGGGCCGTCGCCGCTGGTCTGCGACATGTCGAGCGACTTCCTCTGGAAGCCCACCGACGTCTCCAAGTTCGCGCTCATCTACGCTGGCGCGCAGAAGAACATCGGCCCGAGCGGCGTGGTGGTGGTCATCGCGGCCAAGGAGTTCATCGAGCGCGGCCGCAAGGACATCCCCAAGATCTTCCAGCTCCGCACCGTGCTGGAGAACAACTCGCTCTACAACACGCCGCCCACGTTCGGCATCTACATGATCCGCAACGTGCTCGCGTGGGCCCAGAAGCTCGGCGGCCTGCCTGCCATCGAGAAGCTCAACCGCGAGAAGGCCGCGGCCATCTACGGCGCCATCGACGGCAGCAACGGCTTCTTCAACTGCCCGGTGGAGAAGGAGAGCCGCTCGGTGATGAACGTCGTCTTCCGGCTGCCGAACGAGAAGCTGGAGGAGGAGCTCGTGGGCGCCGCCAAGAAGGAGGGCATGGTGGGACTCAAGGGCCACCGCTCGGTGGGCGGCATCCGCGTGTCGCTCTACAACGCCGTGGAGCTCGCCTGGGCGAGGGAGCTGGCGTCGTTCATGAAGCAGTTCGCGCAGAAGAAGGCCTGAAGAAAGGCTGAAGGCCGGAATACGCGGGCCCGCCGTGCGTCGAACGCGGGCGGCCTGCGTTGACACCCCCTGGGGCAGGGTGTTGTGTTGGGCGGCTCTGTTGGAGGCTCCATGTCGGAAGCGGTGATCGTCGAGGCGGTGCGGACCGGGCGCGGCAAGCGCAAGGGGACGCTGGCCGGTGTCCACCCCGTGGACCTGGCCGCGCACGTGCTCGAGGCCGCCATCCGCCGCGCCGGCATCGCGCCCGCGCTCGTGGACGACGTGGCACTCGGCTGTGTCTCGCCGGTGGGCGAGCAGGGCTTGAACATCGCGCGTGGCGCGGTGCTCGCGGCGGGACTGCCCATCGACATCGCCGGCGTCAGCGTGAATCGCTTCTGCGGTTCGGGACTTCAGGCCGTGAACCAGGCCGCCTTGGCCGTGATGGGCGGACAGAGCGAGATCGCCATCGGCGGCGGCGTCGAGAACATGACCCGCGTGCCCATGGGCTCCGACGCGGTCGGGCCGGGCAATGGACCGGCGTCGCCGCAGCTGCTCGAGCGCTGGCCCAACCTCGTTCCGCAGGGCATCTCCGCGGAAATGATCGCCGAGCAGTGGAAGCTCAGCCGCCGCGAGCTCGACGAGTACAGCGCCGCCAGCCAGCAGAAGGCCGGCGCAGCGATTGCCGCGGGCAAGTTCAAGAACGAGATCGAGCCGCTCGACGTGGACCTGCCCGACGGCCGCAAGGTGAGCTTCGCCACCGACGAGCACTGCCGCCCCACGACGACCGTCGAGGTCCTCGCGGGCCTGAAGCCGGCCTTCAAGGAAGACGGCGTCATCCACGCGGGCAACAGCTCGGGCATCGTCGACGGCGCCGCGGCGGTCGTCGTGACCTCGCCCGAGGGCGCGAAGAAGCACGGCCTCAAGCCGCGCGCGAAGATCGTGAGCATGGCCGTGGCCGGCTCGGACCCGGTGATCATGCTCACCGGCCCCATCCCCTCGACGAAGAAGGCGCTGGCCAAGGCCGGCCTCACCATCAACGACATCGATCTCTTCGAGATCAACGAGGCGTTCGCGCCGGTGCCCATCGTGGTCGCGCGCGAGCTGGGCATCCCGCTGGAGAAGCTGAACGTGAACGGCGGCGCCATCGCCCTTGGCCATCCGCTCGGCGCCACCGGCGCGATCCTCGTGGCCACCGTGCTCAACGAGCTGGAGCGCCGCGACCTGCGCCGCGGCCTGGTCACGCTCTGCATTGGCTACGGCATGGGCATCACCACCATCATCGACCGGAAGGTCTGAAGAAGAGCTGCACGAAGGAGCAACCGATGCACGCCGTCGCGCTGTTTGCCGCCGCGCTTCTCTCCGCGGCCTCCCCGCCTCCCGAGGCCCAGCGGGCCAAGGACCAGGCCGACGCGCTCAAGAAGCAGGGCGACGTGTCCGGCGCCGAGGCCGCGTACAAGCAGGCCATCGCCCTCTTCCCGATGTACGCGCTCGCGCATAACGACTACGGCTCGCTGCTCTTCGAGAACGGCCGCGTGCCCGAGGCCATCGGCCAGTTCCAGGAGGCCACCAAGGGCGATCCGGACTACGCGATTGCTTGGTTCAACCTGGGCTTCGCTTCGCGCAAGACCGGCGCGTATGCCGAGGCGGTGAAGGCCTACCAGAAGTACGTGACCCTCAAGCCCGACGACACCGACGGCTGGTACGGCCTGGGCGAGTCGTGCCGCAACGCAGGCCAGAAGGAGTGCGCGATCACCGGGTACAAGACCTATCTCGATCGTGAGCACCGTCCGAGCGAGCAGAAGTGGATCGACAAGGCCCACGCGTACCTCGCCGATCTGCAGCCGCAGAACGCGCCCGCCCCTGCGACGACCTCCACGGCGGTGACCACCACCACCAGCCCGACGCCGACGACGACCGCGGCACCGGTGCCGACGCCGATTCCGTCGACGCCTGCGCCAGCCACCACCGTGGCGCCGACCGCGGTGGCTGCGGCCAGCTCGCCGCTCGCGCTGCAGAAGATCTCCCAGGGCGACCAGCTCTTCTCGGCCAAGCAGTTCCGCGATGCGCTCTTCGCCTATCAGGACGCGGTGAACGCCGATCCGGCGAACGTCGAGGCGCTCTTCGACCTGGGCAAGACCTACGCGGTGATGGGCTACTACCCGCAGGCCATCGATCGCTGGCAGCGCGTGGTGGAGCTCGCCGCCGATCCGGGCGTGAAGCAGCGCGCGCAGGAGAACATCGCCAAGGCGCAGGCCAAGGTGGGCATTACCAACTCGCCGCCGGCCACGCCGACCAGCGCGCCCGCGCCGCAGCCCACCGTGGTGCCCGCTGCCACCGGCGCCGACGCCGCCCGCCAGCACTACGAAGAGGGCGTGGCGCTCATCAACCAGCGCCAGTACCAGCCCGCGATCGACGCGCTCAACGCCTCGCTCCAGGCCAGCCCGGGCTACGCGCTGGCGATGGCCGCGCGGGGCAGCGCGCACGTGGGTCTGCGCCAGTATCCCGAGGCGGTGGACGACTACCAGTCCGCGCTTCGCCTGGATCCGAACATGGCCACGCCG encodes the following:
- the sctU gene encoding type III secretion system export apparatus subunit SctU gives rise to the protein MADESGEKTEEPTQKKLDDARKRGQVWKSRDLTGALVFFVGYAMLTAGASQVYLRFHMLFDGAMDTIAHLGTPEHDTNEALMNGLVSLLVLCLPVVAGAAIVGGLADFLQVGPLFTGDPVMPKLEKLNPMDGLKNIFSKKTVVEALKNMLKVSLAGYLAWTVLRDHVPVVIQTVHTTPLGLVIVLGELVYRLTIKVGLLLVLIALFDVWWQHRTYMKDMMMTREEVKREYKESEGDPHHKAKRKELHQEILEHSAIESVQNADVVITNPTHVAVAISYDKEKDASPRVLAKGVDELAARIRELAKKHDVPMVRNVPLAHALNRLDLGTEIPEELYDAVAEVLNFVYGLQNEQAPSMEPRR
- a CDS encoding DUF2378 family protein, giving the protein MSQDKLFFGHAVSGLYQHALGNRMMPELREQLREAGLDLDKPLLPAYPAELFVRWLDVAGAALFPNRSRAEQLYEMGRVTVQGFAQIELGSAMFDHLKVMTAEKSMQRLERSLRAAMNFIAVRFHPLSPTEFELHLNDVVGIPDFFRGLVEGGSSAAGRSSSVTVSRLEGEGCVLLYRAG
- a CDS encoding EscU/YscU/HrcU family type III secretion system export apparatus switch protein — encoded protein: MAADDRDTQIAVAIKYNKDEDKAPKVVAKGMNLKAERIKEIAKQAGVPIMRNVPMAHALNKVDIGDEIPEELYDAVAEVLNFVYALAQDKEPKP
- a CDS encoding bacterioferritin, producing MTSKQPFLTDVKEIQKRAREQIEQGAVTPDYQGDVNVVVKLLNDALATEIVCTLRYRQHYYMAVGIHYQAVAEEFMQHSNEEAQHADQIAERIRQLNGHPNFSPDGLLARSHSQFEEGASLVEMIKEDLVAERIAIETYREIIQYLGEKDPTSRRVMERILEKEEEHADDMATLLQRIHHEAGQPLQ
- the serC gene encoding 3-phosphoserine/phosphohydroxythreonine transaminase → MARTMNFNAGPAALPLPALERAREEFLDFSGSGMSVMEHSHRGKEYDAVHEEALAQLKALLGVPHSHAILFLQGGASQLFAQVPMNFLPAGQSADYVVNGVWGEKAIGEARAIQSLGGGTARLAGSSGVGDGKEKQYTRVVRQDELQLDGKAAYLHFTSNETIHGNQYAVVPERPFPVGPSPLVCDMSSDFLWKPTDVSKFALIYAGAQKNIGPSGVVVVIAAKEFIERGRKDIPKIFQLRTVLENNSLYNTPPTFGIYMIRNVLAWAQKLGGLPAIEKLNREKAAAIYGAIDGSNGFFNCPVEKESRSVMNVVFRLPNEKLEEELVGAAKKEGMVGLKGHRSVGGIRVSLYNAVELAWARELASFMKQFAQKKA
- a CDS encoding thiolase family protein, translated to MSEAVIVEAVRTGRGKRKGTLAGVHPVDLAAHVLEAAIRRAGIAPALVDDVALGCVSPVGEQGLNIARGAVLAAGLPIDIAGVSVNRFCGSGLQAVNQAALAVMGGQSEIAIGGGVENMTRVPMGSDAVGPGNGPASPQLLERWPNLVPQGISAEMIAEQWKLSRRELDEYSAASQQKAGAAIAAGKFKNEIEPLDVDLPDGRKVSFATDEHCRPTTTVEVLAGLKPAFKEDGVIHAGNSSGIVDGAAAVVVTSPEGAKKHGLKPRAKIVSMAVAGSDPVIMLTGPIPSTKKALAKAGLTINDIDLFEINEAFAPVPIVVARELGIPLEKLNVNGGAIALGHPLGATGAILVATVLNELERRDLRRGLVTLCIGYGMGITTIIDRKV
- a CDS encoding tetratricopeptide repeat protein, whose protein sequence is MHAVALFAAALLSAASPPPEAQRAKDQADALKKQGDVSGAEAAYKQAIALFPMYALAHNDYGSLLFENGRVPEAIGQFQEATKGDPDYAIAWFNLGFASRKTGAYAEAVKAYQKYVTLKPDDTDGWYGLGESCRNAGQKECAITGYKTYLDREHRPSEQKWIDKAHAYLADLQPQNAPAPATTSTAVTTTTSPTPTTTAAPVPTPIPSTPAPATTVAPTAVAAASSPLALQKISQGDQLFSAKQFRDALFAYQDAVNADPANVEALFDLGKTYAVMGYYPQAIDRWQRVVELAADPGVKQRAQENIAKAQAKVGITNSPPATPTSAPAPQPTVVPAATGADAARQHYEEGVALINQRQYQPAIDALNASLQASPGYALAMAARGSAHVGLRQYPEAVDDYQSALRLDPNMATPLFGAAEAFRALGRKQDAKLYYQRYADSRAPDVSPQLQDEARRRVSELGP